A DNA window from Acetilactobacillus jinshanensis contains the following coding sequences:
- the rpoD gene encoding RNA polymerase sigma factor RpoD has protein sequence MARKSANKKEFKQSVRTLIRKYKNVGHITYNILSDSIALPFKLTTKQLDKLIEKVEDSGISIVDEKGNPDPRALKASRKVTKKELKHSSKAPTGIKINDPVRMYLKEIGRVSLLTADQEVMLALQIEKGDKKAKQKLAEANLRLVVSIAKRYVGRGMSFLDLIQEGNMGLMKAVEKFDYRKGFKFSTYATWWIRQAITRAIADQARTIRIPVHMVETINKLIRIQRQQLQDLGRNPTPGEIGAEMNMPTSKVRNILKISQEPVSLEAPIGEEDDSHLGDFIKDKDATSPADHASYELLKEQLGEVLDTLTDREENVLRLRFGLDDGRTRTLEEVGKVFGVTRERIRQIEAKALRKLRHPSRSKQLRDFL, from the coding sequence ATGGCTAGAAAGTCAGCTAACAAGAAAGAATTTAAACAGTCCGTTCGGACTTTAATTCGAAAATACAAAAATGTTGGCCATATCACTTACAATATCTTAAGTGATAGTATCGCATTGCCATTTAAGTTGACCACTAAACAATTAGATAAGTTAATCGAAAAGGTTGAAGATTCCGGAATCAGTATCGTTGATGAAAAGGGTAACCCTGATCCGCGAGCTTTAAAGGCTTCACGTAAGGTTACCAAAAAAGAATTAAAGCATTCATCAAAGGCACCGACCGGGATTAAGATTAATGATCCGGTTCGAATGTACTTAAAGGAAATTGGTCGTGTATCACTTTTAACTGCTGATCAAGAAGTTATGCTTGCTCTGCAGATCGAAAAAGGTGATAAAAAGGCCAAACAAAAGTTAGCCGAAGCTAACCTTCGTTTAGTGGTATCAATTGCTAAGCGTTACGTTGGCCGTGGCATGTCATTCTTGGACTTGATTCAAGAAGGTAACATGGGTCTGATGAAAGCCGTTGAAAAATTTGATTATCGTAAAGGTTTCAAATTCTCAACTTACGCTACTTGGTGGATTCGCCAAGCCATCACCCGTGCTATCGCCGATCAAGCTCGTACGATTCGAATTCCTGTTCACATGGTTGAAACTATCAACAAGTTAATTCGAATTCAGCGTCAACAGTTACAAGACTTGGGCCGTAACCCAACACCTGGCGAAATTGGTGCTGAAATGAACATGCCAACATCTAAAGTCCGTAACATTCTAAAGATTTCTCAGGAACCAGTTTCCTTGGAAGCCCCAATTGGTGAAGAAGATGACTCTCACTTGGGTGACTTCATCAAGGATAAGGATGCTACCAGTCCAGCAGACCACGCTTCATACGAACTGTTGAAAGAACAGTTAGGTGAAGTCTTGGATACTTTGACCGACCGTGAAGAAAACGTCTTACGTCTTCGTTTCGGTTTAGATGATGGCCGTACCCGAACTTTAGAAGAAGTTGGGAAAGTCTTTGGTGTCACTCGTGAACGAATTCGTCAAATCGAAGCCAAAGCTTTACGCAAGTTACGTCATCCGTCCCGTAGTAAACAGTTACGAGACTTCTTATAA
- a CDS encoding tRNA (adenine(22)-N(1))-methyltransferase, whose translation MDSKQLSKRLATIAKYVPNGCRLLDVGSDHAYLPAYLAIHHVIQHGIASEVAKGPYTNMVNEIKSTGLEKMLTPRLANGLHAITLSDHVNVITISGMGGELIKDILDQGQAKLANHPLLILQPNVDAYILRKWLMMHHYQLIHETIVDDHHEIYEIMVAKWTTQSFKYNHQQLFFGPFLLKQKSPVFIKKWHDERRHLEFVIKQMNRSSKPPLKRIKAIQHRCQLIKEVL comes from the coding sequence TTGGATAGTAAACAATTGTCAAAGCGGTTGGCAACGATCGCTAAATACGTACCAAACGGGTGCCGACTTTTAGACGTGGGCTCCGATCACGCATATTTACCAGCATACCTAGCGATTCACCACGTTATTCAGCACGGGATCGCTAGTGAAGTTGCTAAAGGCCCATATACCAACATGGTGAATGAGATTAAGTCAACCGGTTTAGAAAAGATGTTAACGCCGAGGTTAGCTAACGGCCTACACGCCATTACGTTATCTGATCACGTTAACGTCATCACGATTTCTGGGATGGGCGGTGAATTGATCAAAGATATTCTGGATCAAGGTCAGGCTAAGTTAGCTAATCATCCCTTATTGATTCTGCAACCGAACGTTGATGCTTACATTTTACGAAAGTGGCTAATGATGCATCATTATCAATTGATCCACGAAACGATCGTTGACGATCATCATGAGATTTACGAAATTATGGTTGCTAAATGGACGACCCAGTCATTTAAGTATAATCATCAACAGTTATTCTTTGGGCCGTTCTTATTAAAGCAGAAGAGTCCCGTTTTTATTAAAAAGTGGCATGATGAACGCCGCCATTTGGAATTCGTAATTAAACAAATGAATCGATCATCAAAGCCACCGCTAAAACGAATTAAAGCGATTCAGCACCGTTGCCAGTTGATCAAGGAGGTCTTATAA
- a CDS encoding Nif3-like dinuclear metal center hexameric protein, producing MRVRDLVNRFLKFAPAKIAVKGDPIGLQIGSLDAPVHKIMTTLDVRPRTVDEAIKKHVDFIFAHHPVMFHPAHNLDLSVPQNEMYAQIIRHHITVYAAHSNLDSANGGMNDWLAKRIHLHDVKGLVPMYHDDQHSYYMGRVGNLSQPISVMGFAKKCKKYFNVSGLRLITLHPDRKIQRVAILGGSGDDFYHDALRTKAQLYVTGDVYYHTAHDMLANGLSVVDPGHHIEAICIPHLAKLFDQWNHQYGWNVKVVESKVNTDPFTFI from the coding sequence ATGCGTGTTCGTGATTTAGTTAATCGATTTTTGAAGTTTGCACCAGCGAAAATTGCCGTTAAGGGTGATCCAATCGGCTTACAGATTGGTTCCTTAGATGCACCGGTTCATAAGATTATGACGACGTTGGACGTTCGTCCCCGAACGGTAGATGAAGCTATTAAAAAGCACGTTGACTTTATTTTTGCTCACCATCCAGTGATGTTTCATCCAGCTCACAATTTAGATTTATCGGTTCCACAAAATGAAATGTATGCCCAAATAATTCGACATCACATTACGGTCTACGCGGCTCACAGTAATTTAGATAGTGCTAACGGTGGGATGAACGATTGGTTGGCTAAACGCATTCATCTCCATGATGTAAAAGGCTTAGTGCCAATGTACCATGATGATCAGCATTCCTATTACATGGGTCGAGTCGGTAATTTAAGTCAGCCGATTTCGGTAATGGGATTTGCTAAAAAGTGTAAGAAGTACTTTAACGTTAGTGGTTTACGCCTGATTACGTTACACCCAGACCGAAAGATCCAACGGGTTGCGATTTTAGGTGGCAGCGGTGACGACTTCTATCATGATGCCTTGCGCACTAAGGCTCAGTTGTACGTGACTGGGGACGTTTATTACCATACTGCACATGACATGTTGGCCAACGGTTTATCGGTCGTTGACCCAGGTCATCATATCGAAGCCATCTGTATTCCGCACCTCGCTAAATTGTTTGATCAATGGAATCATCAATACGGCTGGAACGTGAAAGTTGTTGAATCTAAAGTCAATACGGACCCATTTACATTTATTTAA
- a CDS encoding ATP-dependent Clp protease ATP-binding subunit, with translation MNPDDLTDAVEQALGQAQQICVNRKQQQIGVTQLFKFLIQPGNLVRQMYSKLNVDLNGLDQFLDKRLDEIPVVSGVAYGRTISQNLYKLLQAASQIKSKLGDEYVAIDTLALALMKIDDPLTDYLKKQGVTYAKLLKIMKQIRGGEKVVSKNQEQGYNALKRYGVDLVKMAREGKLAPVIGRDQEILNVIRILSRMTKDNPLLLGNPGVGKTAIVEGLARRMAVNDVPDNLKNKELYELDMSSLVAGAKYRGQFEGRLKAVLKAVRKSKGKIIMFIDEIHTIVGAGSSAGGMDAGNILKPMLARGELHLIGATTLDDYHKYMEKDPALDRRFERVMVKEPSVEDTITILRGLKERFEVHHGVKIHDNAIVAAAKMSNRYITDRYLPDKAIDLVDEACATISVQMNSKPASLDQANRKLFREKVERKALEGETDDASKKRLKKLKPIIANTQEKVNNLNARWQDERQVIDRVGKERKALRQAKNDLKQAESNYDYNKAAVLKHGTMPKIEESLKKMSNQDHSKDWLVSQSVTANEIASVVSEETGIPVTRLVTGEREKLLHLPENLHKRVIGQDQAVQAVSNAVMRARAGLEDPTRPLGSFLFLGPTGVGKTELAKALAQNLFDSDREMVRIDMSEYMSKASVSRLVGAAPGYVGYQEGGQLTEAVRRHPYSIVLLDEIEKANPAVFNILLQVLDDGRLTDGQGHTVDFKNTIIIMTSNLGSDLLLKGIDDKGNITPKCKKEVEMLLKRSFKPEFLNRIDEKIMFKPLTLDNIEHIVIKLINEVNARLEVKDMSIHIQSDARKWIAKGGYSPQYGARPLQRFITNYVETPIAKMIIAEKAKAHQQIIVGLKDDHLTFNAVPAKETVNA, from the coding sequence ATGAATCCAGACGATTTAACAGATGCTGTTGAACAGGCTTTAGGTCAAGCACAACAAATTTGTGTTAACCGTAAGCAGCAACAAATCGGCGTTACTCAACTATTTAAATTTTTAATTCAGCCGGGTAACCTGGTTCGTCAGATGTACAGCAAATTAAACGTTGATTTAAACGGATTGGATCAATTCCTAGATAAACGACTGGATGAAATTCCGGTTGTCAGTGGCGTAGCTTATGGCCGAACGATTTCGCAAAATCTGTATAAGTTACTCCAAGCTGCTAGCCAGATCAAGTCTAAGTTAGGTGACGAATACGTTGCCATTGATACTTTAGCGCTAGCTTTAATGAAGATTGATGATCCGTTAACTGATTATTTGAAAAAACAAGGTGTAACGTACGCCAAACTATTAAAGATTATGAAGCAGATCCGCGGGGGTGAAAAAGTGGTTTCTAAAAACCAAGAACAAGGTTACAACGCCTTAAAACGTTACGGTGTTGATTTAGTTAAAATGGCTCGTGAAGGTAAATTAGCACCGGTCATCGGTCGTGATCAGGAAATCTTAAACGTAATTCGAATCCTTTCTCGAATGACTAAAGATAACCCATTACTCTTAGGTAACCCTGGTGTTGGTAAGACTGCGATCGTTGAAGGCTTAGCTCGTCGAATGGCTGTTAATGATGTTCCAGACAACTTAAAGAATAAAGAACTTTATGAATTAGATATGAGTTCGTTAGTTGCCGGTGCCAAATATCGTGGCCAGTTCGAAGGTCGTTTAAAGGCTGTTTTGAAAGCTGTTCGTAAGTCTAAGGGTAAAATCATCATGTTCATCGATGAAATTCATACCATCGTTGGTGCTGGCAGCAGTGCCGGTGGTATGGATGCCGGTAACATCTTGAAGCCAATGTTAGCCCGTGGTGAATTGCATTTGATCGGTGCCACAACTTTAGATGATTACCATAAGTACATGGAAAAAGATCCGGCATTGGATCGTCGTTTCGAACGGGTAATGGTCAAAGAACCTTCAGTTGAAGATACCATTACGATTCTTCGTGGCTTAAAGGAACGTTTTGAAGTTCACCATGGTGTTAAAATTCATGATAACGCCATCGTCGCAGCCGCTAAGATGTCAAACCGTTATATCACTGACCGTTATTTACCTGATAAGGCGATTGACCTAGTTGATGAAGCTTGTGCCACCATCAGTGTTCAGATGAACTCGAAGCCGGCTTCGTTAGACCAGGCTAACCGTAAACTTTTCCGTGAAAAGGTTGAACGTAAAGCCTTGGAAGGTGAAACCGATGATGCTTCTAAGAAGCGTTTGAAGAAGTTAAAGCCAATCATTGCCAACACGCAGGAAAAAGTTAATAACTTAAACGCTCGTTGGCAAGACGAACGCCAGGTCATTGACCGGGTTGGTAAAGAACGGAAAGCATTACGTCAAGCTAAGAACGATTTGAAGCAGGCTGAAAGTAATTACGATTACAACAAGGCTGCCGTCTTAAAACATGGAACTATGCCAAAGATCGAAGAATCGTTAAAGAAGATGTCTAACCAGGATCACTCTAAAGACTGGTTAGTAAGTCAATCGGTCACCGCCAACGAAATTGCATCGGTTGTCAGTGAAGAAACCGGGATTCCGGTTACTCGTTTAGTTACTGGTGAACGTGAAAAGTTACTTCACTTACCAGAAAACTTGCATAAACGAGTAATTGGTCAAGATCAGGCCGTTCAAGCTGTATCTAATGCCGTAATGCGTGCTCGTGCCGGCTTGGAAGATCCAACCCGTCCACTTGGGTCGTTCCTGTTCTTAGGACCCACTGGAGTTGGTAAAACTGAATTGGCTAAGGCTTTGGCTCAGAATCTGTTTGACTCTGATCGTGAAATGGTCCGAATCGATATGTCTGAATACATGTCCAAAGCTTCGGTATCACGCTTAGTTGGTGCTGCACCTGGTTACGTTGGTTACCAGGAAGGTGGTCAGTTGACCGAAGCTGTTCGTCGTCATCCATACTCGATCGTTTTACTAGATGAAATTGAAAAGGCTAATCCAGCCGTCTTCAATATCCTGTTACAGGTTTTAGATGATGGTCGTTTAACGGACGGTCAAGGCCACACGGTTGACTTTAAGAACACTATCATCATTATGACGTCTAACTTAGGCTCAGACTTACTGCTCAAAGGCATTGATGACAAAGGCAATATTACACCAAAGTGTAAGAAAGAAGTCGAAATGCTTCTAAAGCGTAGTTTCAAGCCTGAATTCTTGAATCGAATTGACGAAAAGATCATGTTTAAGCCATTAACTCTTGATAATATTGAACACATTGTCATCAAGTTAATTAACGAAGTTAACGCTCGTCTAGAAGTTAAGGACATGAGTATTCATATTCAGTCTGACGCTCGTAAATGGATTGCTAAGGGTGGTTACAGTCCACAGTATGGTGCTCGTCCACTTCAGAGATTCATTACCAACTACGTCGAAACGCCGATCGCTAAGATGATTATTGCTGAAAAGGCTAAGGCTCATCAGCAGATCATCGTTGGCTTAAAGGATGATCACTTAACCTTTAACGCCGTGCCGGCTAAAGAGACTGTAAATGCATAA
- a CDS encoding Xaa-Pro dipeptidyl-peptidase, protein MKDHQFAIKPTKFSQMLKELKTIHFYNDQLAKLKPAKLFKQLLLRAFANEHSKTMKLVRLHDYMATPNQEADEYLDQHDNLSFNVFYNVALELLRFDVDYDFKLSDPLKCLKKSNLPYIHVKNKAKLTAEEVLKAWYLLLNTHTKLGQTYLDELASAGYYTQFSDLPKPLFFNGKAQPVFDTRHMIHEVVYVEAPLDTDHDGKRDLLRTDVIRPSETNQGVKVPTLFTANPYNLGTNDRIYNKMIHNVNVPLKHKQPNHYTYKDVESHFDPTKNIPAPRKIRKTSKVAEANCYAGGLTYELNRYFLARGFAVVYSSGVGTFDSQGVRSTGAQSEVVSAEAVIEWLAGNRTAFTNPVDNIAIPAWWSNHNVGMTGISYLGTLTEAVAGTGVKGFKAGIAEAGISNYYDYYRDSGLVIGGEDCDLLAEYTFSRRKSAGQYHRSKVLWHHQLKHLLKGEDRQTGDYNQFWDNRNYLKNVHNTKASMLIVQGLNDWNVKPRNAWNLWQHLQNVPTNKKLLLHQGQHMYVYDLQSLDFIDMANLFFSNKLYDVDNHADQVLPKVLIQDNTKPQTWNTYGNWGHSGQKVTYQLNNNQLVVGESSSLPLSFQDHLDKKTFKHYCDYHSAWHHDVFSEKLNPMSNNRLLFTSDQLKSNLIIDGAAHLKLRVKSSSDVGLLTAFLVDYGKAKRLTTAPQYLQPQRTTMNYQYQKMVVKDYKYQEHPTPYKKIVTAHLNMQNRHNYYRVDDLKPNQYVDVDLEFQPTFFHILPNHRVGLVICATDFVWTIRGNQKIRYTIDPKHSQLILPVYKK, encoded by the coding sequence ATGAAAGACCATCAATTTGCTATCAAGCCCACTAAATTTTCACAGATGTTAAAAGAACTGAAAACGATTCATTTTTATAATGATCAATTAGCGAAGTTAAAGCCGGCTAAATTATTTAAACAATTGTTACTAAGAGCATTCGCTAATGAGCACAGTAAAACCATGAAGTTGGTCCGACTTCATGATTATATGGCAACGCCAAATCAAGAAGCTGATGAATATTTAGATCAGCATGACAACTTGTCGTTTAACGTATTCTATAACGTTGCTTTAGAATTGTTGCGTTTTGATGTTGATTACGATTTTAAGTTATCGGATCCGCTGAAATGTTTAAAGAAGAGTAATCTTCCATATATTCATGTTAAGAATAAAGCTAAATTAACTGCAGAAGAAGTTCTAAAAGCTTGGTACTTACTCCTGAATACGCACACTAAATTAGGCCAGACGTACTTAGATGAACTAGCGAGTGCGGGTTATTATACCCAATTCTCAGATTTGCCGAAGCCGTTGTTCTTTAATGGTAAAGCCCAGCCAGTTTTTGACACCCGACACATGATCCATGAAGTCGTTTATGTTGAAGCACCGCTAGACACAGATCATGACGGTAAACGTGACCTTTTACGAACCGATGTAATTCGACCAAGTGAAACTAATCAAGGTGTGAAAGTTCCCACGTTATTTACTGCTAACCCTTATAATTTAGGAACTAACGACCGTATCTATAACAAAATGATCCATAATGTTAACGTTCCGTTAAAGCATAAACAGCCTAATCATTATACATATAAGGATGTTGAATCTCATTTTGATCCCACCAAGAACATTCCTGCACCCCGAAAGATTAGAAAGACAAGTAAAGTCGCGGAAGCTAATTGCTATGCAGGTGGCCTGACTTACGAATTGAACCGCTATTTTCTTGCTCGCGGCTTTGCGGTTGTTTATTCATCCGGTGTGGGGACCTTTGATTCACAAGGCGTTCGATCAACCGGTGCCCAATCAGAAGTCGTAAGCGCTGAAGCAGTCATTGAATGGTTAGCTGGTAATCGAACTGCGTTTACTAATCCCGTGGATAACATCGCAATTCCAGCCTGGTGGTCTAACCATAACGTTGGGATGACCGGAATTTCATATTTAGGAACTCTAACCGAAGCCGTTGCTGGAACGGGTGTTAAAGGTTTTAAGGCTGGAATTGCCGAAGCTGGCATTTCTAATTATTATGATTATTACCGAGATAGTGGATTAGTAATCGGTGGTGAAGATTGTGATCTATTGGCCGAATATACATTCAGTCGCCGTAAGAGTGCCGGTCAGTATCATCGATCCAAAGTGCTTTGGCATCACCAGTTAAAACATCTCTTAAAGGGTGAAGATCGTCAGACTGGTGATTACAACCAATTCTGGGATAATCGAAATTACTTAAAGAACGTTCATAATACAAAAGCTAGCATGTTGATCGTTCAGGGTTTGAATGATTGGAACGTTAAACCACGCAACGCTTGGAATCTGTGGCAGCACCTGCAAAATGTTCCGACAAATAAAAAACTATTATTGCATCAAGGCCAGCACATGTATGTTTATGATTTACAATCGCTTGATTTTATTGATATGGCCAATCTATTTTTTAGTAATAAGCTTTATGACGTTGATAATCACGCTGACCAAGTTCTGCCAAAGGTTTTGATTCAGGATAATACCAAGCCTCAGACCTGGAATACTTATGGTAACTGGGGTCATAGCGGTCAGAAGGTTACTTATCAGCTAAATAATAATCAACTCGTCGTTGGGGAATCATCGTCCTTACCGTTATCTTTTCAAGATCATTTAGATAAAAAGACGTTCAAACACTATTGTGATTATCATAGTGCTTGGCATCATGATGTCTTTAGTGAAAAGCTAAACCCAATGTCAAATAACCGCTTATTATTCACAAGTGATCAGTTAAAGTCTAATCTAATCATTGACGGCGCAGCACACTTGAAATTACGGGTCAAGAGTAGTTCTGATGTTGGCTTGTTAACAGCATTCTTAGTGGATTATGGAAAGGCTAAACGTCTGACAACTGCACCACAATATTTACAACCACAGCGAACGACCATGAATTATCAATACCAAAAGATGGTCGTTAAAGATTATAAGTATCAAGAACACCCGACACCGTATAAAAAGATCGTTACGGCACACCTTAATATGCAGAATCGACATAATTATTATCGAGTTGATGACCTTAAGCCTAATCAATATGTTGATGTTGATTTAGAATTTCAACCAACATTTTTCCACATTTTGCCAAATCATCGGGTTGGTTTAGTAATCTGTGCAACTGACTTTGTGTGGACGATTCGTGGCAATCAGAAGATTCGGTACACTATTGATCCAAAACATTCACAGTTGATTTTGCCGGTGTATAAGAAATAA
- a CDS encoding MFS transporter, translated as MQTVKISDHQSNQQIIKAVISDIVSSLSGTMLGYGMGFMLLHNTHSPLSFGLDVAIDPIIDFLLFIPIGNYVDRHNHKHILIVNYIMRLLLLVFFAMLLPMFAKSQELIPVMIFVAFSELFSNVSGTTYTASVHELVNQHKIASLNSYEQACSAGASFFAPVFDAVLYSLVSINTFITIDFLATAFAFSMMLTMHFFIKKEPAKAKAKPIKHQQLHDFKVGLNYIKKRKLIQDLMIIACVANLLGSLLTVAPSYVIVEKLHLPNEVVSFLDSGLIFGIVIGSILVNIIIKKTSSLSKLLTLSNMLGMSAIGMCTIALGFIFNYVTGFWMVTILGILIALIIGLFLGVMNVSTGVRMQSTIPTKLMGRVSSASSAVNTIFMPIGTIIFSFLLKHFTNDIYIFVITGVLLIVYFMLYTHKFSKDVKINDKFVASAENN; from the coding sequence ATGCAAACTGTAAAAATCTCTGATCATCAATCCAATCAGCAAATTATAAAAGCAGTTATCAGTGATATCGTGAGTTCACTAAGTGGCACAATGCTCGGCTATGGAATGGGTTTTATGTTACTACACAATACTCACTCGCCATTAAGCTTCGGTTTGGACGTGGCAATCGATCCAATTATTGATTTCTTGTTATTTATTCCGATTGGTAACTATGTTGATCGCCATAATCATAAACATATTTTAATTGTAAATTACATCATGAGATTACTTTTATTAGTATTCTTCGCAATGCTTTTACCAATGTTTGCTAAAAGTCAGGAATTAATCCCGGTTATGATCTTCGTAGCTTTTTCTGAACTATTTAGTAACGTGTCTGGAACTACCTATACGGCTTCAGTTCATGAATTAGTAAATCAACACAAAATTGCATCTCTAAATTCTTACGAACAAGCCTGCAGTGCTGGCGCCAGCTTCTTTGCTCCAGTCTTCGATGCTGTCCTGTACAGCTTAGTTAGTATCAATACTTTCATTACGATTGACTTTTTAGCAACGGCTTTCGCATTTAGCATGATGTTAACGATGCACTTCTTTATTAAAAAAGAGCCTGCTAAAGCAAAAGCTAAACCGATTAAGCATCAACAGTTACATGACTTTAAAGTTGGCCTCAACTACATCAAGAAACGGAAATTAATTCAGGATTTAATGATCATTGCCTGTGTGGCCAATTTATTAGGTAGCCTTTTGACAGTTGCTCCGTCATACGTAATCGTTGAAAAACTGCACTTACCTAATGAAGTCGTAAGTTTTCTGGATTCTGGACTGATCTTTGGTATCGTTATCGGTAGTATTTTAGTTAATATAATTATCAAGAAAACAAGCTCATTGTCAAAATTATTAACTTTATCCAATATGCTTGGAATGAGTGCGATTGGAATGTGTACGATTGCCTTAGGATTTATATTTAATTATGTAACCGGATTCTGGATGGTAACTATTTTAGGTATTCTGATTGCGTTAATCATTGGTCTATTTTTAGGTGTGATGAATGTTTCAACCGGTGTCAGAATGCAATCCACCATCCCAACTAAATTGATGGGCCGTGTATCTTCAGCTAGTTCCGCTGTCAATACAATCTTTATGCCAATTGGTACAATTATATTCAGTTTCTTACTTAAACACTTTACCAATGATATTTATATTTTTGTTATCACTGGAGTATTATTAATTGTTTACTTTATGCTCTATACCCATAAGTTTTCCAAAGATGTCAAAATTAACGATAAATTTGTCGCCAGTGCTGAAAATAATTAA
- the uvrC gene encoding excinuclease ABC subunit UvrC produces MAVPLVEHKLKLLLDKPGCYEMKNSHDKIIYVGKSKDLKHRVRSYFKARHYGKWGKLVSEIRDFNVFYCANDKEAFLQEITLIQKYRPYFNIQLKQGRETYPYIAITKQRDPHMKMTRDPKPKKEWVFGPYPNETAAHKTLDFLQKLYPLRRCHGRTNGRPCLYYHMGECLGACFKTIPKSVYARQIKRIKTFLSGDLTPAKHILIKKMKDAAHDLRFEDAAKYRDLYRFIKITVEPQKIISNDYTTQDIFAYYAKNSWMCISVFYIRQARLMKRIKRFFPIIQSPKDTMLSYIVQFYRVSHNITPQTILVPKDIPKHILRDALHTEVKTPQRGQKRGLLLMAQKNAKIYLRDRFRLLELNNRKTKGAAEELAKAMHIPYPKRIEAFDIADIQGFDNTAADVVFVDGRPNKDLYRKYKLHTKHADENAGMHEVIRRRYTRLLKEHKSMPGLILMDGGKIQVNAALDVLHNELNLNIPVAGMVKDNKHRTNHLIQRIHGVFYRVPLNYRSEGFYLITRVQDEIHRFVIGYHRNVHSRHEIHSELTEIHGVGPRTRNKLFRHFGTLSKIQKAPIKSICDLGIPHKTAVNIKLSFVHTNTEKKRHPYIKG; encoded by the coding sequence AAATTAGTCTCTGAAATCAGAGATTTCAACGTCTTTTATTGTGCTAACGATAAAGAAGCCTTTTTACAGGAAATCACGCTGATCCAGAAATATCGACCGTACTTCAATATTCAACTGAAGCAAGGTCGTGAAACCTACCCGTATATCGCAATCACTAAGCAACGGGATCCCCACATGAAAATGACCCGTGATCCCAAGCCGAAAAAGGAATGGGTCTTTGGTCCCTACCCAAACGAAACGGCCGCTCATAAAACTTTAGACTTCTTACAAAAGTTATACCCATTGCGTCGTTGTCACGGTCGAACTAACGGTCGTCCTTGCCTGTATTATCATATGGGCGAATGCTTAGGGGCTTGCTTCAAAACAATCCCAAAGAGTGTTTACGCTCGTCAGATTAAACGGATTAAAACGTTCTTAAGCGGAGATCTAACGCCTGCTAAGCACATCTTGATTAAGAAAATGAAGGATGCCGCCCATGACCTTCGCTTTGAAGATGCGGCTAAATACCGTGATCTCTATCGGTTCATTAAGATCACTGTTGAACCACAGAAGATTATTTCGAATGATTACACGACCCAGGATATTTTTGCTTACTACGCTAAAAATAGCTGGATGTGCATCAGTGTCTTCTACATTCGTCAAGCTCGTTTAATGAAACGAATTAAGCGATTCTTCCCAATTATTCAGTCACCGAAGGACACGATGCTAAGTTACATCGTCCAATTCTATCGGGTTAGTCATAACATCACGCCACAAACGATCTTAGTACCAAAAGACATCCCTAAACATATTTTACGTGATGCCTTACATACCGAAGTTAAGACACCTCAACGTGGTCAGAAGCGTGGTTTGTTACTGATGGCCCAGAAAAACGCTAAGATTTACCTTCGTGATCGTTTCAGATTACTTGAATTAAATAACCGTAAAACTAAGGGTGCTGCTGAAGAACTTGCAAAGGCAATGCACATCCCCTATCCAAAGCGAATTGAAGCCTTTGATATCGCTGATATTCAAGGCTTTGATAATACTGCTGCGGACGTTGTCTTTGTAGACGGTCGTCCAAATAAGGATTTGTACCGCAAATATAAGCTACACACAAAGCATGCTGATGAAAATGCCGGAATGCACGAAGTTATTCGCCGTCGTTATACTCGACTATTAAAGGAACATAAGAGTATGCCCGGTTTAATCCTTATGGATGGTGGCAAAATTCAGGTCAACGCTGCTTTAGACGTTCTGCACAATGAATTAAACTTAAACATCCCGGTTGCCGGAATGGTCAAGGATAATAAGCATCGAACCAACCATTTAATTCAACGAATTCATGGCGTTTTCTACAGGGTTCCACTGAATTACCGTAGTGAAGGTTTTTACCTAATCACCCGAGTCCAGGACGAAATCCACCGTTTTGTAATCGGTTATCATCGTAATGTTCATTCTCGTCACGAAATCCATTCTGAATTGACCGAAATTCATGGTGTCGGTCCGAGAACCCGTAACAAACTCTTCCGTCATTTTGGAACTTTAAGTAAAATTCAAAAGGCTCCCATTAAATCAATCTGTGATTTAGGCATCCCTCATAAGACCGCTGTTAACATTAAATTATCGTTTGTTCATACCAATACCGAGAAAAAGCGACATCCGTATATTAAAGGTTAA